The DNA region TGGAGTTAAAGCCACCTCGTTACCGACGTCGATCATCCGGCCGCGGCCGCATATTCCTTCTCCTGCTCGTCCTCATCATCATCGGGCTGCGCCTCAGCGGCACCGACGCGATGGTGTTTCGGACCGTGTACACGCGTTACCTGGGCTCCTACGTCATGGACCTGGCGCAGTCGCTGGGCATTGACGCGAACACGCTACCCGAACCGCTTCAACCGACCCCCACGCCGACCCGCAGCGCCCCCTCCTGGCTGGCCGAGGCGGAGACAGCCTACTGGGACGGCGATCTGGCGAAAGCCTCCCAGGCATACGCCAAAGTCTTCGAGCTGGAGCCGGATAACTATCAGGCGCTGGTCTGGCAGGCGCGCCTGGAGGCGCTGCGCGGCCACACCGCTCGCGCCGAGGAGTTGGCCCGCAAAGCGGTCGAGCTGGCGCCGGAGGATCCACTGGCGCTGGCCGTGCTGGGGATGACCCTGGACTGGAACGGGAAGCCCGACGAGGGCATCTCCTACGCGCTGAAGGCCGTGAACCTCGCCCCAGACTCGGCGGAGGTGCGCGCCTACCTGGCCGAGATCTACGCGGACAAGGGGAACTGGACCCGGGCGTTGGAGGAGGCGAAGTCGGCGGTGGCCCTGGATGATCGAAGCGTGGTGGCGCAGCGCAACCTGGGATATGTGCTCGAAATGCAGGGGCGTTACAAGGAGGCCATCGAGGCGTATCAACGGGCCAGCGAGCTGCATCCCCGCCTGAGCTACATCTACATCGGGGCCGGACGCAACTACCTCGCCCTGGAACAATACGATAAGGCGATCGAGCAGTTTCAGAAAGCCATCGAGGCCTCGCCCGGCAACGCCG from Chloroflexota bacterium includes:
- a CDS encoding tetratricopeptide repeat protein, encoding MELKPPRYRRRSSGRGRIFLLLLVLIIIGLRLSGTDAMVFRTVYTRYLGSYVMDLAQSLGIDANTLPEPLQPTPTPTRSAPSWLAEAETAYWDGDLAKASQAYAKVFELEPDNYQALVWQARLEALRGHTARAEELARKAVELAPEDPLALAVLGMTLDWNGKPDEGISYALKAVNLAPDSAEVRAYLAEIYADKGNWTRALEEAKSAVALDDRSVVAQRNLGYVLEMQGRYKEAIEAYQRASELHPRLSYIYIGAGRNYLALEQYDKAIEQFQKAIEASPGNADGYDALGWTYFLQGDPERAIVELEKAVEVDPEFAPAHAHLGVVYYVRRYYEKAIDYFLKAIELGIENEEYFYELGLSYVYLGQCEKGIPWLERALELNPNSGPAWEGIRLCEGEGS